Below is a window of Plasmodium sp. gorilla clade G2 genome assembly, chromosome: 14 DNA.
atatttagtatattaaaagatgtatttatatatatatatatattatatatattggtaaaatatagaaattcattaatgtaataaatatttagtatattaaaagaagtattttatatatatatatatataacaatattttaaattttatatagattaagataaaacatattttccttttagaAAATGTTCTTCTGAATAAAATGCAGCACATATTACccttttttcaaataatcgTCCATTGAACATATATTGAGCTTTTCTTGCTGTTGCTTCATCAGCATAATGTAAGAATATTTTTCCAACACCTTCTGCATATGATAAATCTTTATTTGGTTTGGGTATAACTATATTTTGTAATGGACCATATTTTTCAGCTTCTTCTTTTATGTCTTTTAAAATTTCTTCATATTGACTATCAACAATTAAATCTTCTTGAAATACTGCATTAGTTAATTGTACTACCTTCGATGATTTTTCACCTATTTTTCTTGATGCTTGAACTTGTAATCCTATAATTGAATTACTTAAAATTTTTTGAGATATAGATGTAGGTAAAAGTGTTACTGGTACATCAGTATTATTAGGTAATGCTATAAAATTGGGATTttgattattcatattattattattaatattatggtTATTATTTGGTTGCTTATTGAATGTAGCTTTTTTgacatttaaaatattttgtccACATACAAAACCATTTAAAGCATGAATAGCTAGTTGTGTACATGAACTATCTTCATATTCAAAAAAACCATATCCTTTATTTAGGCCTGTATTTAAAtctttaataatattgaaagcTTTCAAAGTTCCAAATTGTTCTAATAAAtcttttatttgttcatcCTTCAAATCATGTGgtaaattttgtatatacaatctattttcttcatcactACTACATTTCGAGTTTATAGGTTTACTgggttttaatttttcaaataCATCCATATTAATATCTGTGAATTCAGTAGTAAATGCAGGATCTCCTTCAGGTGGAGGTATATAATCATGTGGTCTTCCTACTCTTAAACAATAATTATTGTATGGTATTGAATCAAGTTTTAGACATAACCAAGTAATTTGCACTGTTCTAAATTCTAGGAAACAAAATCTAGAATCactattaaatatttcaCATTTGATAACTGGCATTAATTGCACATCACCTATTTTAACATCTATACTTGAATCTTTTATAACAGCTAAaatagaattattaaaaaaatctaCAATATCTTCTTGTTTAGAATTTGGTGGAATATTacctatatataatttccttTGTTTTTTATCTGTATCTTGTTCATATGGATTTCTACTTAAAtctgttattatattattttgaccTATTAAATTTCCTGTTACTGTTAATGAGGACTTTTGAAATATACCGCTTAcagtattatttaataaattattatttaataagcTTTCGTCCACTGTATCCCATttgcttttttttctttttctttgtattgaattattatcatcttttCCTCTTTCATTTGAACTAGACGATTTTCTCTTTCTTCTTCTATGGGTACTATTAGATGAATTTGAATATGAATCTTTATCTATACTATATCTTGACGTTCTTCTTTTTAtgctttttttgttttttgaaTAATGTTCTTCACCACTGCTTATGCTTCTACTATGATATGAAATTCTATTTCTATCTCTACTACGTCTGTATCTACTTCTAGAATGATCTATCCCCCATCTATCTCTGCTTCGATCTCTCCCCTCGTCTCTGCTTCTGTGTCTACTTCTTTGTCTGCTTCTTTGTCTGCTTCTTTGTCTGCTTCTTTGTCTACTTCTATGTCTACTTCTATGTCTACTTCTATGTCTACTTCTATGTCTACTTCTATGTCTGCTTCTTTCTTTGCTTCTCTCTCTACTTCTTTGTCTACTTTTTTCCTTGCTTCCATCTGTCACTTGATCCCTActcttttttctatattcaATACTTTTTTCCCTGCTATTTGTTCTTCTTTTTCCTTCCATATTTTCTTCACTGTTTGAATATACTTctattgtttttcttttatttgaaTATCTATCTCTGCTTTTGCTTCTACTTCTACTTGTATTACTTCTATTTCCAGTTTTGTTTCTCACATGATGTgaatcttttcttttctccAAGCTTTCATtagttttaattttttcatctaCATTTTTTCCGAATTTTTCCTTTATCTTTTCAAGAACATTTTTACCTTCCTTAAGGTCTATTTGTTTACTTCGTTTATCTTCATGTTCCTTATcgttttcttctttatcaaGAGAATGATTAATTTTCTTATCATTTTggattttttcttcattaaatTCCtgatctttttcatttttatcttttcttttattattactggAGATAAGCTCATTTTTATgaatttcattttcttttatatttgtgttatcatttacattttcttcttttgtatcatcttttaatatttctttttgttcTTCAACTTCTGAATtacttgtttttttttcgtaaaatcttttttgttttttatttgtatctaAGTTATATTCATCTGTTTTATCACTTTCATTagtatctttttttttaatacttaACAAACCATTAATAGTttctttacattttttttcggaatcttcattttctgtattattttcatttatattgtttttatcattttcttctaaATTATCTACATCAGATTTGTTATTACTATTTTTAAGTGAAGTCAGTTTTTTCCACATAATTGtaccttttttttctttttttttttttttttttctttctatataatttgtgtcaatatatatatatatatatgtattatgaTTTATTCTATTGATAAATACGTAAATAAATGTACATAATATTACgttgtaattatttttacatgtAATTATTAGTACACTATATATTGTgattatttgttattttctactatttttatagaaaatgtactactttatttttaatgtcACATTAttgttgaaaaaaaaaaaaaaaaaaaataaatgaaaaaataaaaaaaaaattcaatatatgtacatatatatattatatatatatgtgaaataataaaaaaataaaataatatataaaaaaaaatatatatatataatatatatataagaaaatatttattattattattatatttatttttttacaattatagaaagaataaaaaaaaaaaaaaaaaaatattttaaatatattatggaagatttgataatatatttctttatattatatataaataattttatattcatatttttttgctGATAGTAATTAataggaatatataaatatataaataaatatatatattatgtaaatatataacatagaTATACTTTAACcagtaaattatatatatatatatatatatatatatatatgtataatataaattttatgataaaaaCGATAAATGCCATATTATacctttatattatataataaaatatatagtttattatgttatatatggAAAATTAAAGTACTAAAGAATAATTAGATACTTATAATTTGAGTAACTATAAATTACTTtcttatcataatatataatataatatgatataatatattgtgatatttatttatttatttatttatttattatttttttttttttttccctttgtATTCCATaagaagtaaaaaaaaaaaaaattcactTAAAAACTTCAGTTtggtaattatatatgtgtaaatatatataataaaaaaaaaaaaaaaaaaaaacatgaatataaattaatctTTAATCATTAGTAGAAGCAAGAATGttaaacaatataaaatatatatacatatatataatgtgtattataaaaaaaatgaataattttgTGAAATATAACAACACACTTAATAATAGTTtcacattttataatataaaaaaatgaaaaaaaaaaaaaaaaaaataaatcaaatgagaaaagttataaaattatagaaaattaatatatatagattaacaataaataaataaataaataaataaatatatatatatatatttacttttatatatagatcTCTTAAtccttttaatttatattattattattgttatgtTATACTTTTACAAACTAtttgatattatttatttatatttttttttcttttatgtaTCGTCATAGAAATCTTTGCTCTTAGTTGTGCTAGTATGTTTCACATTCTGTAAAACATTTTGTTGTGGGTCATCAAAATCTttgtattcatttttatttgtattatttaatatatgtaaattatgatttataaaacttttatttcttttaaaaatggaatgtttataattataatttttgaacatgtaattatattttttttccatcatgaaaagaaaatgaaaagaatgtGGAGTTTCATaaaacttttttttcattatttgaaCTTCAGTTTCAGttattaatttcattttaaatTGATTATGTTTTAAGAAGATATGATTTGGTAAATCAttaatatgatgaaaaagTTTTTTACATTTAGAACATCTAATATCACTTTGTTTATTATCACTTGTTGTTAATGCATAatccttttttaatatatctaaaaATTCTTCtgttttttctatattaatattttcataatatttgttattaatagcattttttatttcattatcaAAATGAACTAGCCATTTCAACTGAAACTCTGATATCTtcatttcttcttcatcttgaacagaaaatatttctttttttttattatttaataataatttatataataacatatgatttgaatattttaattcataATTGCTATTTTCATTATGGTTATTAGTTTCATTATGTATTACAAAAgaatttttgttttctatattattatgttctttatttattgatatattattttttatatcctcATTTAATAAGGTATTTTGTTCAGTATATATAGCATTAATTATGGCATTATCTAAGTATGTATTATCCTTTTCTATATTAcaattttcataaaaaattggaataaaatttttgtgtaattttttttcccctATATTTACTCTTAGATAGAAATAACCACATTCTCTAAGTAGCTCatcatatgtattaaatttttttgctgaataataacaaaaactATGAACAAATCTTAGatacaaaattaaaatatctaattttttttttacatcataattttgttcttcattattttctatcATAGAAATTATTGGACTCTCTGGAATATTCTCATTATCAAAATCATTTCTGTCATCATTATGATCATTTGTGTTGTTGAcgatattattatcatttaatgtattaatatCTGATATATTTTTGCTAATATCTTCCTTTGTTTCACCATTTTCTTTGTCATCaacttttcttcttttatttactGGAGCATTTAAATATGT
It encodes the following:
- a CDS encoding splicing factor U2AF large subunit, putative yields the protein MWKKLTSLKNSNNKSDVDNLEENDKNNINENNTENEDSEKKCKETINGLLSIKKKDTNESDKTDEYNLDTNKKQKRFYEKKTSNSEVEEQKEILKDDTKEENVNDNTNIKENEIHKNELISSNNKRKDKNEKDQEFNEEKIQNDKKINHSLDKEENDKEHEDKRSKQIDLKEGKNVLEKIKEKFGKNVDEKIKTNESLEKRKDSHHVRNKTGNRSNTSRSRSKSRDRYSNKRKTIEVYSNSEENMEGKRRTNSREKSIEYRKKSRDQVTDGSKEKSRQRSRERSKERSRHRSRHRSRHRSRHRSRHRSRQRSRQRSRQRSRQRSRHRSRDEGRDRSRDRWGIDHSRSRYRRSRDRNRISYHSRSISSGEEHYSKNKKSIKRRTSRYSIDKDSYSNSSNSTHRRRKRKSSSSNERGKDDNNSIQRKRKKSKWDTVDESLLNNNLLNNTVSGIFQKSSLTVTGNLIGQNNIITDLSRNPYEQDTDKKQRKLYIGNIPPNSKQEDIVDFFNNSILAVIKDSSIDVKIGDVQLMPVIKCEIFNSDSRFCFLEFRTVQITWLCLKLDSIPYNNYCLRVGRPHDYIPPPEGDPAFTTEFTDINMDVFEKLKPSKPINSKCSSDEENRLYIQNLPHDLKDEQIKDLLEQFGTLKAFNIIKDLNTGLNKGYGFFEYEDSSCTQLAIHALNGFVCGQNILNVKKATFNKQPNNNHNINNNNMNNQNPNFIALPNNTDVPVTLLPTSISQKILSNSIIGLQVQASRKIGEKSSKVVQLTNAVFQEDLIVDSQYEEILKDIKEEAEKYGPLQNIVIPKPNKDLSYAEGVGKIFLHYADEATARKAQYMFNGRLFEKRVICAAFYSEEHFLKGKYVLS